The Porites lutea chromosome 4, jaPorLute2.1, whole genome shotgun sequence genome contains a region encoding:
- the LOC140935819 gene encoding uncharacterized protein — MDGNEEKTGLYDFKDTTQLKISFPDWGAVLGSNQILLSQVNIWNRVLTSQEIKRLSGKCDAGVDGLGNVVSWADLYDVSKTAVFSKPSTCEAHSAQTQDKATTTATQGHKQDFPIEPDDFNIDSKSFHTDDEPGSGALWKYKGNSKAGHARRHFPVVSTHLQKKHSNKM; from the exons ATGGATGGAAACGAGGAAAAGACAGGACTCTACGATTTTAAGGATACAACTCAGCTTAAAATATCCTTCCCGGATTGGGGAGCAGTTCTCGGCTCCAACCAAATTTTACTTTCGCAAGTGAATATTTGGAATCGGGTTTTAACCAGCCAAGAAATCAAAAGATTGTCTGGAAAATGCGACGCAGGTGTGGACGGTTTGGGCAATGTGGTCTCGTGGGCAGACCTTTATGACGTGAGTAAGACTGCAGTGTTCTCTAAGCCATCCACATGCGAGGCGCATTCAGCACAGACCCAAGACAAAGCAACGACAACTGCTACCCAGGGACATAAGCAGGATTTTCCCATAG AACCAGACGATTTCAACATCGACTCCAAAAGTTTTCATACAGATGATGAACCAGGTTCAGGTGCCCTCTGGAAATACAAGGGAAATTCAAAAGCCGGTCATGCTCGCCGACATTTTCCTGTAGTGTCTACCCACCTACAAAAAAAGCACTCCAATAAAATGTAG